A part of Paenibacillus sp. IHBB 10380 genomic DNA contains:
- a CDS encoding pentapeptide repeat-containing protein, whose translation MKGQEAWGNFVRHDALPQRNNQLRALYEHFCIHKETIKKEFVQLFDEFCIDIEKQQVSGMMGKCVNIQISLMRTSIMMGRPVYMLEANDLVSISEVRISPFCYDASWIFDYMDAWITDLEESRRVYFDQIKRLSFESWLREQVYPFHMFMIHTVRYAMDEIIELASYQKISKEALFDIRVGEYRDQEVSESVFRNNELQRSSITCKGWLEGLLQQDYIFEHIAQVNLSQGKYEGINLLYTRFESVDLSGSGLKNSVLLGNKFIDCKCDQVDFHGSVVFDTDFRNCSLENVIFDHCVGPRDVMNEKKGTFFGLHGVRFMHANLKKASFKFARIAGDFSYAELEGTDFTGAELAGSRMLKRDILKVSLTEDQRHSITWLEG comes from the coding sequence ATGAAGGGACAAGAAGCATGGGGAAATTTTGTTAGGCATGATGCCCTACCGCAACGGAATAATCAACTTAGAGCCCTGTATGAACACTTTTGTATTCATAAAGAAACGATTAAGAAGGAATTTGTTCAGTTGTTTGATGAATTTTGTATAGATATTGAGAAGCAACAAGTATCTGGAATGATGGGGAAATGTGTGAATATTCAAATTTCACTGATGCGAACATCAATAATGATGGGGCGACCCGTTTATATGCTGGAGGCCAATGATTTAGTATCCATTAGTGAGGTTAGAATTTCTCCATTTTGTTATGACGCTAGTTGGATTTTTGATTACATGGATGCATGGATTACAGATTTAGAAGAATCTCGAAGAGTCTATTTCGATCAGATCAAGCGACTCTCATTCGAATCTTGGTTGAGAGAGCAGGTATATCCATTTCATATGTTCATGATTCACACTGTTCGCTATGCGATGGATGAGATTATAGAATTAGCTTCCTATCAAAAAATATCGAAAGAAGCATTATTTGACATCCGTGTTGGTGAATATAGGGATCAAGAAGTTAGTGAATCAGTATTTCGAAATAATGAGTTGCAGAGGTCCTCTATTACTTGTAAAGGATGGCTAGAAGGCCTACTACAGCAGGACTATATCTTTGAACATATTGCTCAAGTAAATTTATCTCAAGGAAAGTATGAAGGAATTAATTTGCTATACACACGATTTGAGTCAGTTGATCTAAGTGGAAGTGGCCTTAAAAATAGTGTATTACTCGGAAATAAATTCATAGATTGCAAATGTGATCAAGTAGACTTCCATGGAAGTGTAGTTTTTGATACGGATTTTCGAAATTGTAGTCTTGAGAATGTTATATTCGATCACTGCGTCGGACCTCGGGACGTAATGAATGAGAAGAAGGGTACTTTTTTTGGACTTCATGGCGTCCGATTTATGCATGCAAACTTGAAAAAAGCTAGTTTCAAGTTTGCTAGGATTGCGGGCGATTTCTCATACGCGGAGTTAGAGGGTACTGATTTTACAGGTGCGGAATTAGCAGGAAGTAGGATGTTGAAACGTGATATTCTCAAAGTTTCATTAACTGAGGATCAACGCCATAGCATTACCTGGTTAGAGGGATAA
- a CDS encoding contractile injection system protein, VgrG/Pvc8 family — MATSPVTYDGLQIVPFEMRLHDVKLVKKIHNHASLTFTGIIPEDKEDSYVRMADEEIPVELLYTDENGKSKRLFHGTILRLHVRVENYVYWLEAEAVSHTYAMDIKQETRSFQNKSLLIKDVMQQISGGYPKGQTFNTFSENKSLGAFTLQYQETDWQFLKRLASHYNSILVPLVTQDSIRVYLGIPESRDIGQIDAINYRVYKDLLAYKNEGGGDNTDLSEQDFICYEVMLDQVLELGDRVTFKGQKLHVFEVQTEMKSSVLTHKYTLCSKKAGYKRKRYNSKLIGASIQGKVMEVVRDEVKIQLDTDQGWSLDTAYLFPYSTMYASEDQTGWYCMPEKGDGVRVYFSNAKEAEGIALSSVRKKLPQEEHSSVSKPSSTSNAQSKNVTTTIVQQEQLQPIIQYDKDLKDDLMANPNTKFILTPSGQKLMFEDDKITIASSKGGPSITLTNAGTIILNSTDKIILQTGKQIELMAESIIMVGNQIDMSTKEGKGRITIDQGQVVLTGAEILMK; from the coding sequence ATGGCAACATCACCCGTTACCTATGATGGTTTACAGATAGTTCCCTTTGAGATGAGATTGCACGATGTGAAGTTGGTCAAGAAAATTCACAATCACGCGAGCTTAACCTTCACTGGGATTATTCCCGAAGATAAGGAAGACTCTTATGTACGCATGGCAGATGAAGAGATACCAGTAGAACTTCTATATACTGACGAAAATGGGAAAAGTAAGAGGTTGTTTCATGGCACGATTCTTCGGCTTCATGTGAGGGTTGAAAATTATGTTTATTGGTTGGAAGCGGAAGCTGTATCTCATACGTATGCGATGGACATCAAACAGGAGACCCGTTCCTTTCAAAATAAGTCGCTGTTGATTAAAGATGTGATGCAACAGATTAGTGGAGGCTACCCAAAAGGTCAAACTTTCAATACGTTCTCTGAGAATAAGTCACTAGGTGCATTTACCTTACAGTATCAGGAAACCGATTGGCAATTTCTGAAGAGATTGGCATCCCACTATAACTCTATACTCGTGCCACTAGTGACACAAGATAGCATAAGAGTTTATTTGGGTATTCCTGAAAGCCGAGATATCGGTCAAATAGATGCCATCAACTACCGCGTATACAAAGATTTGTTGGCTTATAAGAATGAAGGTGGAGGGGACAATACTGATCTTAGTGAACAGGATTTCATCTGTTATGAAGTGATGCTGGATCAGGTGTTGGAACTAGGTGATAGGGTCACGTTTAAGGGACAGAAGCTTCATGTATTTGAAGTGCAGACCGAGATGAAGAGTAGCGTTCTCACCCATAAGTATACACTCTGCTCGAAAAAAGCAGGATACAAGCGAAAGAGATACAATTCGAAACTTATTGGAGCTTCTATTCAGGGTAAAGTGATGGAAGTTGTCAGGGACGAGGTGAAAATACAATTGGATACGGATCAGGGTTGGAGTTTAGATACAGCCTATTTGTTCCCTTATTCAACGATGTATGCTTCGGAAGATCAGACAGGTTGGTATTGTATGCCGGAGAAGGGGGACGGTGTGCGCGTATACTTTTCGAATGCAAAGGAAGCGGAAGGTATAGCACTTAGTTCCGTGAGGAAAAAGCTACCGCAGGAAGAACATTCTAGCGTAAGCAAGCCTAGTAGCACTTCGAATGCACAATCAAAAAACGTGACGACAACTATTGTTCAGCAGGAACAGCTTCAGCCCATCATTCAGTACGATAAAGATTTGAAAGATGATCTGATGGCAAATCCGAACACGAAGTTTATTCTTACTCCGTCCGGTCAGAAGCTTATGTTTGAGGATGACAAAATTACGATAGCCTCTTCGAAAGGCGGTCCATCCATCACATTAACGAACGCAGGAACGATTATTTTGAACAGCACGGATAAAATTATACTTCAAACAGGAAAGCAAATTGAATTAATGGCTGAATCAATCATCATGGTCGGTAATCAGATAGATATGTCTACAAAGGAAGGAAAGGGTCGAATTACTATCGATCAGGGTCAGGTCGTTTTAACAGGGGCTGAAATTTTGATGAAGTAA
- a CDS encoding DNA and RNA helicase, whose translation MFTYLYPQFNKGRILKTEMLTNLRDFPREFVDIHYADYSDGIVTGANLEVGPKHLIISPGIVRHEGRLYTLNKSTELAYLATGKELVVKIRFLEVKEGSDLTVYTSEIVLDEQVECKSTELELGRFKLKEGARLRQDYQNFADFTTEYNTLNVLHTSYAAHGESTVSPLVMRYFADQMLRSGSADPRDLVFAMMCANEGIVSRSLILHYISGRMGIAYKDYTHVQIHKHLSRILDNVRSGGKARGSLAAGGPQRVIVD comes from the coding sequence TTGTTTACATATCTATATCCCCAGTTCAATAAAGGTAGAATTCTGAAGACAGAAATGTTGACGAACTTGCGAGATTTCCCGCGTGAATTCGTAGATATCCACTATGCGGATTATTCCGATGGTATTGTGACAGGTGCTAATCTTGAAGTCGGTCCTAAGCATCTGATTATATCACCAGGTATTGTGCGGCATGAGGGTAGGCTCTATACATTGAACAAATCCACGGAGCTTGCATATTTGGCTACAGGCAAGGAGTTAGTGGTCAAGATTCGATTCCTTGAAGTTAAGGAAGGGAGTGATTTGACGGTGTACACTAGCGAGATTGTGCTGGATGAACAAGTCGAATGTAAATCAACTGAGCTGGAGCTTGGTCGTTTCAAGCTGAAGGAAGGCGCTAGACTCCGCCAGGATTACCAGAACTTCGCTGATTTCACGACCGAATACAACACCTTGAATGTGTTGCACACATCCTATGCTGCACATGGAGAGAGTACAGTATCTCCCCTTGTGATGCGCTATTTCGCAGATCAGATGCTTCGTAGTGGCAGTGCGGACCCTCGTGATCTAGTCTTCGCGATGATGTGTGCCAATGAAGGAATCGTGTCACGCAGCCTTATCCTGCACTATATCTCGGGTCGTATGGGCATAGCATACAAGGATTATACCCATGTGCAGATTCACAAGCATTTGAGTCGGATTCTGGATAACGTTCGGAGCGGCGGTAAAGCCCGTGGTAGCCTCGCAGCGGGTGGGCCGCAGCGGGTGATTGTGGATTAG